The sequence TCACTGAACTTATTTCAGATCACCTCATAGTTACCAAGGTAATATCAGTGGCTATGAGTAGGGAAAAATATCCCGTGCCTTTCAGGTCTCCAAAGTTTGAAGGGTGTTAGCTGAATCTGGGTTTCTAAACCCATCCAGTTTTCAGGATCCTGCGTTGTTTGGTTACCCAATGCAGTATTTCTTCAGATGATTATGTCACATCTGCTGACATACTCAGCTGATCTTTAATACTGACCACTATTAAGGAGGACACCCATGGAAGCCACAGTCTTCTTTGCTCACCTAACACTGACCAGTGattgtaaaataattaatgaaaacagtTCTTCAGTCAACTGCCAGTTAACCCATGGGTAGTTATTTGAATATTATTTGGTAGTTGTATTTCTTAGGCTGGGTCTCTATTACTGcttcaaaatgaaagcaggaTTTTCCCTGCCGATCTACACTGTCACCTGAATGCTTTTTCTAAtgctttttgtgttgttttttttttcagtgtctatAGCTTTTTCTTACAGCTATTGTAAGAGGCAGAAGCCCAGATCAGTGggtttaataataaaaatgcaactcAGAGCTGAAACATCACAATTCAACATGACAGAGGCAAaaactcatggaaaaaaaaaatgtatggaaaaaatacagtgttgAAGATGTTTACTGCTTTAATGTTGAGAAGCAAAAGGCAGCGATTTGTAAGAGACCTTGATGGAGATGTTATATAataagcagcaaaataaatctctttaatgtttgtttgtttgttggtgtGTAAATAAAAACACCGGTATGTGAAATTTGTAGAGTTAGCATATCATTTGTGGAAAACTTAACAAATACTATCAAGTGGATGAAAAGtagttttaaatgcatttttggtATTGTTGCTCAATAAGTTACTGGTAGGTTGGAGTATGGAAAATCTGAGGAATTGATTGAACCCATTCAGTGCATCCCAATTTATATCTTCAATTAACATAATTACAACAACATTCTGTAATATACTGTAAAAGTGTCAGTTTACACAGCCTCTCTAGCATTCCTCATAGGTGGAGCTTTGACTCACAAATTTAACCATCTtgttttttcatcagttttttCAGATGCAAATACCACCTGCATTAGCAACATAATGCACTGAATGACAGCttaattcatttgaaatattagaacaaagagaaaatgattaTTAAAATTGTGACTGACTTCAGGAATCTGTAATACTTGACATTCAACCGAGAGCCCTGTtctcaaaaagcagaaaaaaccTCCCCAGGCAAATGCCACGTATAACCTCTACCACCCATTGGTCATGGCTAATAACCTGCCCATCATAACAGAGGACAAAAGGCCTCCACACAATAGAGCAGCCAGGCTCTAAAGCTTTCCCAGGAAGCCTCATGCAGCGTTGCTAGACAGACTTGTGAGAAAGAGGAGTAGCGTTAGGTTACACTAAATATCACCACGCTGTTGGGCCTAAAGAGCCCAGTTCTGAATCTGCTTTACAAACACAGCCCCTGTTGGCTTCAGCAGGAGCTCAGCAGGGGACAACCTGCAGACCAAAGAGAAGGGCTCATTGGCAGAACAGCTCTTCAAAAAGTGATCTCTTTACTACTTTGCTGGaatctctcttttcctcttggCCTGCATTGCTTTGTAGTTCACAAGCTATTTTCACCAGTGGATTTTAGTGCATGCAGAGTCTTCTTACTCCATTCAATCCTTATCCATTCAACCCTAGTGCCAAAACATTTAtctatgaaatatttgtaaacagAGATGCCTTTTCGGATGCAAGGATTATAGTTTCAATTGCAGTGGATTTGATGGTTGCAAGTGAGTTGGGAGGGAGGGGTTTGGAGAAGAAATCTTGAAAAGGCTCATGTTTGCTCATTATTCATGTAAACTCTGAACTATTGGTGTTACCCaaagtatgaaaaatattatttctgtacTGTAATTGTGTTCTTCTACAGCTATAATGAACTAAGGACATAAGCAGAATAACATTTGTAAGTACAGGCAATACCTTATACCAGTTGATGTCATCTAATTTTCTAGCTATACTGGTTAATCTAATAAAAATTCTGCCTCTACCTACAAACCTTGTCACATGAAATTAACAGAAAGGGACTGAAAAATTTCCATTAATAATTTCCAAGCCAAAATCTCAAACATGGTCTCCAAGAAGAAGAGCCAGAAAGTCAATgttctttgcttcctttcttctcGGTCTGCTGTCCTGTGCTCAGACACACTGATTGCTCCAGTACTATTGCAGAGTCATCCTCTGCTGGCTCACAGAGGATGCCCCCTTAGAGTCAGTGGGCCCAAACTTTTTGAAGTCAGTCTCACTGTTGCAACctattctctttctctttgtgcaTCTCACCTTCTTCCTACAGCTACCTTTTCTCCTCAGTTGTCCCTCCACCTCCAGATCCCTCCCACCACTTTCTCTTCACCACCTCCTTTCAGATGTAGGATCCTCAGCTCCCACTGGGGCTATCTTGGAAGCTCAGACTCTCCTTTTTGTACCACCTCATGTCCAACAGTGGGAACCTTTGTCCCCAAAATCCAAATGTTAGGCTGGGAGTAAGAGCACATTCCAGTTGTCACTCATTTATCACAGTTCTGCCCAATacttttctccaggctgcaaagtaaataaatgacAAGTATCGGTCACAGGAAGAGTTACAAATGCTAGTATGTTCTGGAAGCCACCATTAAGAAATGCTcacatttaatattaaaacacCTCAGGAGGAAGTACAAGGGGAGATAAAAAGGTAGACTGACCGCACACAGAGCCCTCATACTGCTGAAAGAATTGCTTGTTGCAGCAGAGGTGGTAAAGCTCTGCATGGACATTACCACGCAAGCTGGGTTTGCCTCTCTAGCCAGCAAGGGACTTGAAGTTTTTTCACAGACAAACTGAATCTGAAATTTTATGATGTCCAAAGAATCATTTTATCAATCTTCCCAAAAGAAAGTTATCTGTCTGGCTTCAAGCACATTAATCTGACCACTAAAAGCAGGAACACACAGTACTGAGTGGtgaggagaaaatattttgtttgaccTGACAAAAACCCCAAGTCTGCCTATGTCTCAGCCACACCATGTCAGGCTGGTTTGGTTTTCTACCTCTACTCACCACCAGCCAGCACTGCAAAACACTTCTCTTGATGGCCACTGTCGTTTTTCCATTGTTCGCTGAGCTCCAGATAATGGTCTATTTTTGGAGGGGCACACCTCCAAGAATTTCAGATGCTTGCAAAGGGGAGCTGTGGATACGACATACTATTGTTATTCAATACCTTTTTGCAAGCAACAAAACATTTAACTCCCTTTTGCCTCATGTGTGCAGCTGTCTGTTGAATAATCCCTGAATCTAAATATAAAGTGGAAGGGGAGGAAAGCATAATCATTAAATCAGAGTAACCAATATATTCTCTCGTTTTATTATGACAGTATTTctcccatttttcctttcagttaaCTTAATGTCCTGTAAAGGCTCTTTAAAGGAAGGATTTACACACTATAGTGGGAGTGAGGAAAGATGAGATTTAACACCACaacttttaaatacaaaacttaAGACTGTGGTAAATCTTCAAATGATTGGTTGATCTTGTAAGACACCATTCAAAGCTGCAATTGAAAGACTTTGGAAATATTCATTACACATCCCACAGATATAATAGTGAGACTTGTGACAGTTATTACTGCTGACAATTTAGCACATAAAAGTCAAGAAAGcatcagaaatacatttcttctgtgTATAAAACTAACAAGATGAATTTAGCAATTCTTTAGGGATGAAATCTGATATTTTAACTTTCTCTAAAAATATCATTCATACAGGTACTGGCAGCTGCTAACATGGAAATTATTGAAAAGAGAACAAGCTACAGAGGAGCTGAGACTGTTGCCCCTATGTATCTCTTTTTCAGACAGACAGTTTGGAAGGTCTGACTTTCATCCTGCCTTTCCTCATTGCCTTATACAAGGTAATGTTCAAACTAGGAAAATTAGAAAGCACCTCTAAGTCAAACAGTGTCTGAAATCTGCCCACAAATTGGTTCTCCTTGTCCAACCTAAATTTCATAGCCCACAGAATAACAGTGTCATTCTTGCACAAGTGATCAAAAGTTAGCAGGAGCTCATCCAGGAAGGGATGATGGTAAACTACGTCAGCAGCCATAATGTAGTCAAAGTGACACGAAGCTCTGGGAAAGTTCTTTTCCAGATCAATGCCCCAAGACAACTCCTTTACACAAGGCCGGtgcttgcttttcagttttgtattttggagAACATTGTGCTGAAGGTTTCCCAGCAGTTCTGGCAAATCAGTGGCAGTCACAAGTGCACCTgtgaaagggagaaaacaaatgcaatctTTGAATATACTCCAAGGCTGAGTAAAAGCCCATTCTCAAAACACACAGCACGAGGAACTGATTTTAGTCGGTAGCTCTCACTGGGGGGAACAGAACACTGTAAAAGTTCCCAATAGCTCTTAGTCATcgtgtttaaaataaatatttggtttACAGTAGTTATACTCTACAGATTACCATCTAAATGCAGCTGGCCATGGGTGTGGAGAAATCAAATACTATCTGTGCCTTGATATCATTTTGGTTAGAAGTACAGGGAGAGATTAGGGATTGAAGATTACCAGTTACTAACTCCAGAAAGTCAACATGAGATTTAGGCATTGCCTCAGGTTCTTTCCCTTCAACATATAAAGAAGCTTTCTCAGACTACTGAAAGCTAAAATTCAGTTAAAATGCAGGACTTACTGATATGGATTACTCTACAGAAAGATCAGGCTGCCATGAGAGAAAATACAACGGTGTCTGTTGCAGAAAAATCAAGGATCAGTTGCTCAAAGGAAATGTTGAACACAAATGCAAAAGAAGTGAGCTGGCATCAAAGAGATGTTTGATCAATGGAAGATGATGCATTGGTCATGCCTGCATCTGGCTTCATCCTGTTGCCTCTGACATCTTGTCAGGTCACTAATTTCTTATTTTGGTCCCCTCCTTAACATAGCTAATTGCAACATCATCTACAGGGACCTGCTTTTACTGCAACCATGAATTTACAGttttacagatgaaaataagAGAACAGGTTTCCAAGCAACCCTGCTGgaattcactttttctttctcttagaTTTCAGACAATTGTGCTTTAGAGGAACTGAGCCCCCCGGTATTCATCTTAGAGATGTTTCCAAGAGCACAGGAGCAATGGCATATACTCACCCAATAAACTGGCTACGATGGAGACCAACCCAGTTCCAGCTCCAATTTCAATCACATTTTTGTCAACCAAATTGTATTGTTTAGAATTGGTTTccaaaaaataacacagaacaAGAGCCTGCAGGGGAGGGAATCCATGAATATActgaacaaataaatgaaataaaaaccttCGATAAATATGCATAGTAATTTATAAGcatgcaaaaaatgttttgtaatttCATGCCTGCTCAAATGAGCAATATTCATTCAAACCTTGTCCTGAAAGGATCACGACTCACTATGATCTTTGAGCTCTATCAGCTGACAAAATAAATGCTACTACATGCTTCAGTATAGGCTTGCAAAGCATTACAGCCAGAAGGAATGACTGCAATTATCTAATCTGTCACGCTGCATAACATGAGCTGTAAAATTCCAGTCAGCAATTCCTGCTTATAAGTGCACTTACTTCTGGTTGAGTTAAAACGTGTCCTTCACAAAGACTTCTTGATATAAGTACTGCTTGTGAGAGAAAATCCACAAGTCTTGATAGACTTTTTCAATAGCTAATTATTACTAACAATAATTAATTACCATAATGATTCAAAAGGGGCCAATAGATTTAACCCTATACTTTCAgttcaatttcttttcagttttaatgtgTGCCTTGTTAAGCATAGCAAACCTTTCtagcaaacaaaaccacataGCTCTCTACAACTGATTCCTTACATATGCATTCATAAACTGTGACTAAGAAGcttctccagcttttctgtcCTGTCTCACACTGACCAGTGTAGAAATACCAATCACTACTTTCATTCCTCCCTCAAAGATAGTTTCCAGCTTCTCCCCCTTATTGTTTCCCACACTTAGAAAATTTCATAGTCTCCATtgacaaatatgtattttggtTGCCACATCATCTGGCAATACAGATGACCACTTGGGAAGACGACTATTAGTGGTTCAGTTTGGCACTGCAAAATtaacctcttggttttactttaaCAGATTAAGAAATAGAAGGAAAGGAGCAGAAGGAATATTGATTCAGTAAGTGGCAGAAATTCAAACTTTTTGCTTTCTACCTCAACTCAGACCAAAAATCAATGTCTTTTATATGAACTTGCAGATCTCTCGTAACcagcaaagctttcaaataGAAATAAGCTTGTGAGTACCAAGTTCCTAAAAATTGTGTCTGATATTTGCCTTTCTAAAACACATGCTATTAAGATTTCTTGTTAGTTCCATATATTAGGAATATCATTTCTTCTCTCAGTTTCTTGCCATATTCTGCTGTTACAGAACCTTTGTAACCCAGCTTCCTTTCCGTGAATCATGCagaagctttattttccttaaagttTCTGCCTTCTTGACAAATCTGGTTgacatttttcagatttcaaataGTTCAGggtggaagaggaaggaagaatttGAAGAGACACAGAGGGATTGCCTTCCTTCCACAGCAAAACTAACTAaactttcacagaaaacaaaaaaaaaaacaaaaacaaacaaaaaaaacatgctttttagAACAGCCCTTGATTTTGTGAGAATATTTGACAGTCAGCCAACCTTGCCTTGAAGACATGCACTGAGGCTGCTAATAGATACTGTGTAAATGACTTGTCCAGTTCTGCTAAGAGAAGTGTTTGGAATTCAAAGCAGCAGGTTTTGTTAACTCTCCTTGGATGACTTATGGTCATACTTCTCAAAAATAGTACAGTGTCAGAGGCTGATACTGTAGAGACAGCAATGAAGCCTCTTGGGTTTTAGTCCCTTCCATCCTATAGGAGCTTCCAGAGATCATTCCCATTTCAGAGAAGTTCTGTGACTGATACAAGTGTCAATAGTACATCATGGCACCTCCCTGACTGCAACAGTTTTTTTCACTCTTACTTAATTCTTTCAAATTAGCTATTCAAAGACTATTAGCTGCATTGCACACGTTCAAGACCTTAAAGAATGTTCTTTCTATGGTGGATATGTTGATAGTTCATatatctttaaggtcccctccaaacTAAAtcattctacgattctatgatatCAAGAGTCAAGAGCCTGAAAACAAGGGTTCGCTCCCACACAGATGTCTTGCTGTTTATGAAACTGGAAGCTCTGAGTGGATCTCTTCCCATGGCCGCCTATTTACAAGGTAAATTTG comes from Anser cygnoides isolate HZ-2024a breed goose chromosome 1, Taihu_goose_T2T_genome, whole genome shotgun sequence and encodes:
- the LOC106031827 gene encoding protein-lysine methyltransferase METTL21E-like isoform X1; amino-acid sequence: MDLTSSQHNLLRNELIRKLERQAGEKEDEQIVAEIMRRRFFPTVITHKAWEGFHFAGHEIRITEATDCYGAVVWPSALVLCYFLETNSKQYNLVDKNVIEIGAGTGLVSIVASLLGALVTATDLPELLGNLQHNVLQNTKLKSKHRPCVKELSWGIDLEKNFPRASCHFDYIMAADVVYHHPFLDELLLTFDHLCKNDTVILWAMKFRLDKENQFVGRFQTLFDLEVLSNFPSLNITLYKAMRKGRMKVRPSKLSV
- the LOC106031827 gene encoding putative methyltransferase-like protein 21E isoform X3; its protein translation is MRRRFFPTVITHKAWEGFHFAGHEIRITEATDCYGAVVWPSALVLCYFLETNSKQYNLVDKNVIEIGAGTGLVSIVASLLGALVTATDLPELLGNLQHNVLQNTKLKSKHRPCVKELSWGIDLEKNFPRASCHFDYIMAADVVYHHPFLDELLLTFDHLCKNDTVILWAMKFRLDKENQFVGRFQTLFDLEVLSNFPSLNITLYKAMRKGRMKVRPSKLSV
- the LOC106031827 gene encoding putative methyltransferase-like protein 21E isoform X2, which encodes MKRGEKEDEQIVAEIMRRRFFPTVITHKAWEGFHFAGHEIRITEATDCYGAVVWPSALVLCYFLETNSKQYNLVDKNVIEIGAGTGLVSIVASLLGALVTATDLPELLGNLQHNVLQNTKLKSKHRPCVKELSWGIDLEKNFPRASCHFDYIMAADVVYHHPFLDELLLTFDHLCKNDTVILWAMKFRLDKENQFVGRFQTLFDLEVLSNFPSLNITLYKAMRKGRMKVRPSKLSV